TTGCACTTCACCCCTACGGGAAGCTCCTGGCTCAATCTGGTGGAAAGTTGGTTCTCGCAAATCACGCAGAAGCGCATCCGCCGTGGAACCTTTACCTCGGTCAAACAACTAATCACCGCCATCAACGACTATATCAGAGACCATAACCGGAAACCGACCGTCTTTCGCTGGACCAAAAACGCAAATATGATCCTCCGAAAAATCGATCGCTGTAAAGAAGCGTTAGGGACACCACACTAGTTCAACTTTGATTCTGTCGGGATCCTCAAAGAAAACTGCATAGTTGTCATCGCCTCCGGCATGGGGATGCCGGTCCTGATAGAGGATGCTAATTCCCCTCCGCCGCAACTCGGCAGTTACATTGTCGACGTGCTCTCGAGAACGAGCGTGAAAGGCCAGGTGATTGAGGCCAACACGACAGCGATGGTAAGGCACATCAAGAAAGCGAAGCTCCGTCTGCACAAGAAC
This portion of the Candidatus Zixiibacteriota bacterium genome encodes:
- a CDS encoding VOC family protein translates to MTLGALHHVELYVSDLNRSIAFWSWFLESLGYELYQSWEKGRSWRLGDTYIVLVQTELRFLDVPYHRCRVGLNHLAFHARSREHVDNVTAELRRRGISILYQDRHPHAGGDDNYAVFFEDPDRIKVELVWCP